AATGGgtctttataaattaaaaaaaaaaaaaagaatgctgcgacattcagatggtagggtcagaatttggcatcCGTTTGGTCCTGCATTTCTTTGACCTGTTTGCCACAAACTGGATCGTGTACAGTTCAGACCACCAGATTTCTGGGAGACCAGAGAAGAAGAAACTGCAGTATTTTGACTTCAAGCTGCTGGCTGAATTAATGCGCAAGCACAGGATGGTCGAGAAATACATGTTGCTCCCTCAGCATAGGATCTCAAGCCGTGACAAAAAATGTATGTCCCTTCCCGATCACCATACTGCAACATATGTcatgatgaaaaaaattatactcCAAAATATAATTCATGAAGACTAAATCCCCTTGCCCTTTGCCTCAGTGAAGGTTTGAAAGTTTTCTCACTAAATGCAATGCGCTAGGCGTAACGCTTTTGCCGATAGTGACCACACTTCCCTTGAACATGTGGCAGTATTGGACCCCTTGGGAGTGAGAATGGGTTGATATTTTAATAAGGCCGAGAGGGGAACAACCTTGACCGTCACCAAGTTGGGACAGGTGTTCTGCAATTCTCATTTCAgttttaaagtccccatgaaccGTAAGTTGCAACCGACATAACttcagtgttgtgacgtatttccaagtgaaacggaatattgaatagagggcagggttttatttTAGCGCAGCTCTTCCCTatctctcgctcatagcagactgACGGTTAGAGGGGAATAGTTAAGGATATccaacccaagccgtcaaactgacgtcatcagagaaggaacgccattccagagcggaagaaaaatttcagattttgattaaagatcaacaaacaaatgttttctgtgtgttAACTTGCATGGATTAATTGTTCATcacaagactagtaatgtgcgctaacaaagtaaatagggccaattttgatttcatgacgactttaaaaCCAATATGGCTCCAGAGATATGGCTCTCGAAAGTGTGGGAGAAACATTATTTCTAATTTACATTGACATTTTTTCTGTCCATTTAAAATTTATACGTAATAAACTGAAAAGAagtcagtattttattttgtgcatgAAATTTGTGTGTACGGGTCTAATTTAAATTTTGGTATTCaaaatagcatttaaaaatacaacaacctctctttatatttttttctcgccgtggttaaaaaagaaaatggacaTAAAAGTAGCCGACACTGGCCGAAAATCTTCATCACACTCCAGCACTGCAGGAGTCGCTGTTCATTTTTCTAGTTGGTTTGCAACCCGGCAGTAAATCTACATAAGAAGAAAAGATCGCTCGGGGTCCACATTTCCGCATCTGTTGTCGGAAAAAGTAGTATttcagaaatattaatacatatgaATTATATCGGGACACCATGATCATCGGGTATGTTTAtgatttttgaatgaaattctgtttttacaaaatgCATCGTTCCCTGGAACTTCGGCAATTCGTACAATAACAAGATGCTCACTCGTATTTACATTTGGCCTGGTTTGTTTTGGTccttatttgatttatttaagaCAGAATTAACAGGAAAACTCTTTGCACGTCATTAATACATTACAcatggattgattgattaattaatgattaatagtGTCAAAGTATCAGAAAGTCATTAATTTTCAATGTGAGCTGGCGGCGAGCAGCGGCGCATCTTGACGGTGTGGGCGTCGAGGAGAGTTGAAGGATTCCAGAGAACGCAGTTGTGTAAACTTTGGCTCTGAGCAAACATTAGTTCCCAAGCAAAACAAAGAAGAGGTGGATAATTGCCGTGACGGGTTTCCCAAATATACATCGAGTGTCTCTGTTTGCGTAgctttataaatcttttgtttcaaatcattggtttggagcatgtatcaaactgccaaagtcatgtgaaccactGGAATTTCAAAagacttatgacgtaacgaagcctcgttttcTGATATTacatgactttggtgctccgaaccactgattcgaaacaaaagattcgtaaagctccgaagctttatgaagcagtgttttgaaatcgcccatcattagatattgttgaataacaGGGTTCCTGTGGAtccttaaaaagtcttattttTACTTATGAAAGATCTTAAATTTTAGATGACAATTTGACTTAGAAATATCTAAATCATTTACCAAATTAAAACTATCTAATTAGCgtacatattatttttattttatttttctttgtggaTTTGCTTGTTCACGTGACAATTCGCGGGGCTCGCGGCATTTACGACAGCATataaccaaagactatagaataacacaagacgtgtcactcgtattgttttttaatgggagaaagtgcagtgcgcaatatggcagaataagtcccgccttttaaataagtttgtcaGTACAACATGCTGTAGATATTGACTGAAAATGTTCTGATTCTTTATTAttgttcggtaacactttacaataaggctccattagttaacattagttaattcattaGTTAAACTGACAATTGaaaatacttttaaagcatttattaatcttagttaatgtttgttTCAACTTCGtatcagttgtatttttttttaactaacattatcAAAGAATAATTAATGTAACAAATCTaggtattgctcattgttagttagttaatgcattaacaaatgttaactaatgagaccttattgtatagtgttacctaatgttctttataattcttttgaatctgtttgaaacattttttactttatacttttttgtgcattgttttgttgtatttagATGTTCAGTTCTTTTcaagagaattaaaaaaaaaaataataataatttttttttggaactGCAATATCAGGATAATACCatataccgtgataaaagcttcaacAATTATtgaaacatgaaaatttgataccatCACATGCCTACTTTCAAGAAAAGTTTCTTTATGAGCTCTCCATTACTCTGTGCCTCATTTACAAAACAGAATGctctgaacaaacatataatcctccggCGCAATCCAGTCCACTTGTTACTTACTGTACGTTGTGTTGTACAGTATGTTGGGACGGAGGCGCCAGAACCGATAGAATGCACTCTAGCACGATACTTCAAAAGCAGATCGTGGAGACATTTTACTCGTTCACAATCAAAAATCATCACGTCGCACACCATACGTCAAAGCAAACATTCTTTCACTCttctgtttgttctgttgtcaGCAGACTTGGGtgtggagtatgtcagaaactgaacacgTATCTGTAaactgtatccagtgtagacagcttcagTGACTATAATGACTTGACTTAACGTGacgctcacatccagtgtaggcaaatgtcagccaCTAAGTGACTGAATGCCAGTATTTGCGGTCTATGGTGCAATGATGTAACATTATTTGTCAATGTCTTGCTCTTGAGGCAGGTGTACGCAAATGTATTTGCTGTGTGATGTCACAGGTCACCCAACATCAAACCAGCTGTTTTTTAGAGCTtgataaaaaaatgctttgtttatgaGGAGGAAGTATTACGCTCTGAAActtgaaaagtgttttaatggtacaaagacctcttatgtCAAAAgacaaatttgatttctcatgtcatgatccctttaaaattagttaatggattaatgttaactaatggaaaTGTTAACTAAAATATTATCTATTGTTCTTTTATAGTTCTTTTGCAGTTTAATCTATTTCAAACATCTgtttactttatacatttttgagtgttttattgtatttaaatattctttttcttattagaaaaaagttattaaacctGTTAGGAGGACAACACTTAGGTTTTTTTATCTTAATTAAATAATGTGATAATAATGTATACTGTGATATAAGCTTCAGCAATGATcatgatataaaaatatactaaccggcagtgagtgatttctcaTTATTCTTTTAGTTTGTGTAGCTGGTAAACAGCAAATGTGGCTGCTGTCTCTAAAAACTGTGCCCACCTGTAGTATTTTACTACATTAGTGTGACGTCACAGCACGTCAGACAGCATTTCTAAATGGCATGTAACTCACAATGATCACCGGTGATTggttctgtgcagaattcattCATCTTAAACAAGCCCGTTGCTAATGTCATGCTCTACTGTGAGATAAAGGAAGTTAAAGAAacgtttttttctctttctgcagATGCTGTTTCATCTGTGTGTTTGCAGTGCTGGTAAACAAAGGTGAGAATCTGAACAACACATTTGAAAGATGAATTCATGACACTGACTGTGTTTAAAAGTTTCTGTCATTTCAGTGTCTCTGCAGGAAACAGTAGAGGCTGTTATTGGTGGTTCTGTTGTCCTGCCATGTTTTTACACTGAACATGATCTTGAACTACAAGACATTGATGTGAACTGGAGACacaatggcaaaatgaatgtgtATGATATAATCAAGGGTGAAGATTCAGTAGAGCTACAGGACCAACGGTACAAGAACAGAACTAAAACTTTCCCTGATGAGTATCTGAGAGGAAACTTCTCCATTAAACTCAACAATCTCACTCACACTGATGCAGGAAAATACATCTGCTTCATCAAACACTCATCTGAACAGAGGACTGTACAGCTGCACATCAAcggtgtgtaaaaaaaaaaaaaaaaaaaaaaaatatatatatatatatatatattaaaatatatatattgtagaCGAATGTTTCCTTTATCACTGTGAGttaatgttttctttcaaaCTTGTTGCAGAATCAACAGCAGAAGGAAACAAATCACATGACCAAAGAGACCAAGGAGAAGAAACAGAAGCAGACAAGATGAAGACATCATCGGTCTGGGTTTACATTGTAGCAGCTGTAGCatcagtagtagtagtagtagcagtcGCAGTGATTATACACTGTTTCTTaattcagaggaaaaaaaaacaagctttaGCTTCTGTCACGACTGAAGGAGAAACAAATACATGTCAGGTCTAAAAGTTTCAATTTTCACATCCTCACTTTTGTGACTTTAATATTTTAGAATAATGTTGTCAAAGACGCCCTGTGAGGCCAAACATAAACTTTTATGGTTGCAAGCCATTAAACTGGCAGATAGGACTGATGAAAGCTGTTGATGATTAGTGTACAATTAAAGCGTGCATTTGATGTAATCAATAGatctacataatattcacatagGGGGCATGATGTATTAGCCTGacagttacagcatgaaatattTATACTTATAACGTTACATGgataatatttaaacctataacattcctttcagaattctgacttctttctcccagttcagactttataactcgcaattgtgagtttgtatcaATTTTTTCATAATTGCAGGATATAAGCGCTCAATTCTGCGTGGGAAAAAATGCAGAATACCGagttcatatctcgcaattctattTTTTCTTCtaagaattgtaagatataaactaagtcttaattgtgagaaataaacttaacattttctttttttttcttttattccgTGGCTTCCATTGTATCTCCAGCATCCTCTTTTACTGCAGAACTTTATTTTCTGTCACCAGGttggctccgcccacaaaaacTTTATCGCTGTTTGCAAAAACCCAAATGGTCTCTATGTTACTGCCTTAACAATTCTGTACCTCAAGTGCTCTTTCTTCATGTTGTGTTTGAcgatattaaatgtattttgtattctttatgaattattttgtgttaaatTAAAACTGCAAATTATTTACCAAATCTGATTCATTAATTCCTGATCAGtcaaaataatgattatttttctgtctgtcAGATTTCTATGAGTGTCGGATTGTCTTTTTAAATTAGTCATTTTGCAAAAGTTTTATGACAGTATTATCCTCTCCTACATTGACTCAAGGCCTTGTTGCTCCCAAACCTAAAATGTCTTAACAATTACAAGCCTTAGTTTTTAGTGTGTTAACATACAAGTTCCTGTAAGATTTCAGTCTGTTTCCCAGTCTGCTTCTCTTTATGTTGCTGTTCAGACTTCCaaagctttttttatttcatttatttatttatggaaaattaagaaatattatCTGTAATCTGTAGTAATAAAATCTGTAGTTAAAACTGACAGTCTTAACTTTCTCTGCTATTAATTATACTGTTATAATAGggtcaaaaaaacatttatattatttggcACAACAGAGATAAGCTGTACAAAAAGAAAtcaattttatttctataaCTGGGTAAGAATAATATAATTTTGGTTAGTCAGTTATTTAAAGATAATATAAagatatattttaatgaatgtagTGTCTTATAGAATAATACATCCTTCTGTGATCtacaaaaaaagagatttatttcattttgtttgttattgtaAATATACTAATAATAAGTTTGGACATTTTTTGTAGTATGGTTCATGATACTGCTttgaattatgaaaataatattcttgcctttatatattataaaagagACAAGTTGAATGTTActtagatttgttttgtttttagctaCAGGTGAGATGAACAGCAAAGAATGAATTAAGAAAATGTCCTCAAACTTACGTGAGTATGAGAGGGAAGCTTCCTTTCATTGATGTTTTCGTTCTGATCCTCAAGTCAAACACTTCCCTGAATTATATCTCAAACATTCCTGCTGTCATTGTGTCAATATACAGTCCTGTCATTACTGAAAACGCACAACACGATCTTCCAGTTTTACCCTCCCTCCTGACCTGCAGACAAaatgaaacatgaaataaacatttagattctccattcatttgacttttaaatgttgtttattagaAGCACCAACAGATGGAGCTGATAGAACAGAAAAACAGTATTTGCtctttctgaatgaatcaatggTCAGCTCTTTTCTACAGCTAGAAattacctatatatatatatatatatatatatatatatacagtatatgtgcaaaaaataaaatttcttccCATATCTGGACTCTTGTTTTCATCCTGACAAACTATAAGTTATGTATAGAAAGGAAAGTGTAATTGTCTCTGACAGTGGGAGGAGAGTTTTAATGGTTGTATTGTTAGTAAAACTGGATGAGTCGGTCAGCATGCATGGTATGTTCTttccaacgtgatctcatgaaaaaacgtgtgtatttttacgtaaattgtggttctagcacacgtacatttacttacgttttcatacacacaaaaacgtacaacattgacgtatttatagcactaaaacgtaaaaatacttacatattaacagcaaaaaagacgtaaatcatgtaacgtaaagtgtgaatgtatatgaattcccatgtattaatattaaaatcgtggctttactgatttaacgatgtttttagtctaatttattgaaagcagttcactcatctacttaatacaaaataacatttctgttcgtgacttgtgctgctcgtttcggaggattacataatgttaaacaagactacaatttgaaaccttatgaataaaatttctgtaattgtttaaccattttgtaatatttagtttgtttgctgtgagacacagaaggcgttttctcctatgcagcgactgacaatacaaccataagatacaccaaaacacaacataaattaacaaatcacatccattttatttgttcgctgtactccaaatctttagaatccatatgtttgtaaggaacagatccaaattcagccctttatccatcgatcttcatcttcattctcagcaaaaGCGAccgtcaaagctcgcgctcgttatgattcaaatttgaaagtagcgccaccctcgagaagcgttacgacatggtttacggcactgatatcaaacgctcattggttctcacctgcttcgtcacagattgcgacatgccgtgtttcagtggattgacatttaaaatgagtgcGTGCCTTCATGGACAGAAGCcgaatttatcatattttcatggattaataagttaaattctgctctgtaccctataaaaaactattaccgccagagaggactgtgactggaactcatcatcatttgaactacttttggtaccacttttgacattttcgcaaaaaataaattattgtgattacgcttgtttgtctgtcattcttttatttataacagtaggtagtttaaagaaatggttatgggtaggtttaggggtaggtgtaggattagtggctcaaaatatcgttttaatcttatatttttactaaaattgtcattttcctacacatttctgttctttatgttttattcttttaacattctgtataaaatgggtaggtttaggttcgggatggggtttagggatcttacatttatctacaaaacgataaaatggaaattatacatatatctttatgacatgaaagatacgtaaatattttacgttttttcactgtaaaaacgtaagtatttttatgttttagtgccataattacgtcaatatagTACGTTTTatcacctttctaaacgtacaaaaatgtacgttttgtgtctttgaaagttacgtattaatacctacgtattaacaatgagaccaggctggttCTTTCAGATTATCAGatagcataataataatataaattttgaagcctaatgTTTTCTTTATCAATAACTGAACGttaatgagaactgatcagtgaGAAAGTACC
The DNA window shown above is from Ctenopharyngodon idella isolate HZGC_01 chromosome 10, HZGC01, whole genome shotgun sequence and carries:
- the LOC127520006 gene encoding CD276 antigen homolog isoform X2, whose protein sequence is MIIGCCFICVFAVLVNKVSLQETVEAVIGGSVVLPCFYTEHDLELQDIDVNWRHNGKMNVYDIIKGEDSVELQDQRYKNRTKTFPDEYLRGNFSIKLNNLTHTDAGKYICFIKHSSEQRTVQLHINESTAEGNKSHDQRDQGEETEADKMKTSSVWVYIVAAVASVVVVVAVAVIIHCFLIQRKKKQALASVTTEGETNTCQV
- the LOC127520006 gene encoding CD276 antigen-like isoform X1: MNNFTLRRALRCCFICVFAVLVNKVSLQETVEAVIGGSVVLPCFYTEHDLELQDIDVNWRHNGKMNVYDIIKGEDSVELQDQRYKNRTKTFPDEYLRGNFSIKLNNLTHTDAGKYICFIKHSSEQRTVQLHINESTAEGNKSHDQRDQGEETEADKMKTSSVWVYIVAAVASVVVVVAVAVIIHCFLIQRKKKQALASVTTEGETNTCQV